CTGAAAGCCGAGGCCTCAGCAGTAGCCTCTTCATCCTGCATGCTCGACCCTTCTAGATGCCTAGCGCGGCCAGCTGCTCGGCAATTGCGCCGGCACTCGTATCGAGCGACTCGAGCACCTGGCCCCAGCTGCCAATTGCCCAGATTTCAAAGTGCGTGCTCAGGCCGGCGACGATCACCTGATCGCCCAGGCCGGCATACTCGCGCAGATTCTGCGGGATCAGGATGCGCCCCTGCCGGTCGAGCCCCAGGTCGGCTGCGCCCGAGAACAGCAGGCGGCGCAGATTGCGGGCCTCGTTCTGGCCGAGCGATAGCTCATTCACGCGTTTGGCGAGCTGCTCCCAGGCGGCGCGTGGAAAGCCCATCAAACAGCGGTCGAACCCGCGCGTCACCACCACGCCGTCGCCAAGCTCTTCGCGAAAACGCGACGGCACCGCCAAGCGGCCTTTGTCGTCTAGGTTGTGCTCGTACTCACCCAGAAACACCGCTGCCACCCGCTGGCGAGAAAGTGCCGGAATTAGAACACGAGTTCTAATATTCCCCCACTTTGCCCCACGTTTCCCCACAAGTTCGACTATTATATACCACATGCCCCACTTTTTCAATAGATTTATGGGCAATTTTAGGGAACATCTTGCAATCCAGCACATCTACGAGCACGATTAGGATGCGCGAAACTACAATTGACGCGCGGTAGGCGCGGCTGGTATAGTGCCGGCATTGGATGGCCGGGTGTCGCAGCGCCTTCAGCCAGGCCGGCTGAAGGCGCGATCCGGCAGGCGGTAGTGCCTACCTGCGGGTGCGATTGTCTGCGCTCGGCGCAGAACGCCGCACACACTGCGGATGGGCTATAAGCAGGAAGGAAACCTGATGAGCGAACTTAGCCACCTCGACGCGGCCGGGCACGCGCATATGGTTGATGTTGGCGACAAGCATGCCACGCAGCGCGAGGCGGTGGCGCGTGGCAGCGTGCTGATGCGCCGCGCAACGCTCCAGCTGATTGCCGCCGGTGCGCTGCCCAAGGGCGACGTGCTGGCGGTAGCGCGCATCGCCGGGATTATGGCCGCCAAGCGCACGCCCGAGATCATCCCGCTCTGCCACCCACTCATGCTGACGCACGTGGCGGTAGAGCTGACACCCGCGCCCGATCCGGCTGATCCGGCCAGCCCGGCGGCGCTGCTGATCGAGGCGACCGTGCGCACCACCGGCAAAACTGGCGTTGAGATGGAGGCGCTCACGGCGGTGAGTGCCGCCGCATTGACGATCTACGACATGTGCAAGGCGGTCGATCGGGGCATGCGCATCAGCGAGATCCGGCTGGCCCAGAAGCGCGGGGGGAGAAGTGGGGAATTGATCCTGGAAGATTGATGCTATCGCGCCGCGCACGGGCTGGCCGGTCGCCGGCCAGCCCGTCTTTATAGCCCTTGACAAGCACAAATGTTCTGATATACTATTTGTATAGGTCTCGGCGTCTATAGCAATCCGATCGGTTTGCCAGCTGGCAGCGGTTTTTCGTTGGGGGCTGCACCGCCAGGCCCCGCTTTTGTGTACGGCTCAAGAAGGGTGATACGCAATGATCCAGCCTATCAGCGCCCCCACGCTGGCGCCGGCGGCCGTGCTCGAGCAGGTGCGGGCGCTCTTCGCGCTGCTGGCCCGCCACACCGAGCCGATCGAGCTGGTCGAGCAGCGCTATAACTTTCTGCCGCAGCGTTTCTGCTGGCGCGGCGACGTGCGGCGCGTGCGCGCGGTGGCGCGCGTGTGGGAACACCCAGGCAGGGCGCTGCGGCCGGCACGCCGCTATTTCGAGGTAGTGTGTGGGCCGGGCCACAGCTTTGTGCTATTTCAAGATCTGCAGGTTGGTACGTGGCATGTAAGCCTATAGGAGGCCTTCGATGTACCTGGGCTGGTTCGACGACAACCCGAAGAAAGCGGCTGAGCTGAAGATCGAGGAGGCGATCGATGCCTATGTCGATCGCTTCAAAACCCGGCCGAATGTCGTGCTGGTGAACGAGGCCGACCGCATTGAGATCAAGGGCGTACTCATCCGCAGCGAGGGCTATATCCGGCGGAACAATTTCTGGGTTGGCTGGGAAGATGCTGCGCGCGTGTAGCCGCGCCCCAGCGCTGCGACACATCTTCTGACTACGAGGGCGCCCAGGCGGCCCTCGTAGTTTTTTTGCGGCTATTTGACCCGCCTGCGCGCCTCGGGTACAATCGCGCCGTCGCTGCATCCGGCGCCCTACCGCTGGCCGCAGAGGTTCGGTGTGTAGGCCACCCACGCGATTGCGCCCATGAGACAGCCACCCGACACGCCTGCGCGCGCCGCTCTGCACTCCGCGCGGCGGCTGTGGCACGCGCATACCCGGCTCGCCACCGGCGCGCTGCTGTTCGCGCTGGCGCTGGCCCTGCGCCTGTACCGGCTAGGCGCCCAGAGCCTGTGGCTCGACGAGGGCGGCACCTGGGCCGAGGTGACCGGCAAGGGCTGGGGCGCGCTGCTGGCCGATTTGATCAGCCCCAACGCGGCCTACCCGCTTTACCACCTGCTGCTCAAGGCCTGGGTCGGGCTGGCCGGCGACAGCGAGTGGGCCTTGCGGTTCCCATCGGCGCTGGCCGGCGCGGCCGCCGTAGTGGCGGTGTACCTCGCGGCGCACGCGCTGAGCGCAAGCCGGCGCCCGGAACCTGCGGCGGCGCCGCTGGCCGGCCTGCTGTGCGCCACCGCCCCATTTGCGCTCTGGCAAGCCCAGGATGCCAAGGTCTACAGCCTGCTGCTGCTGTGCGCCGCGCTGCTGCTGTGGGCGCTGCTGCGCGCACTACAGCGCGGCACGCCGGGCGATTGGCTGGCGCTGCTGCTTGTGGCGCTGGTCAGCATCTTCGTCCACCGGCTGGCGCTGCTGGCGATCATCGCCGCGCTCCTGGCAGTGGGGCTGGCCTGGCCGTTTCGGCGCGCCGGTGTACCGGCCGGCGGCCGCTGGCTGCTGCTACTGGGCGCGCTGCTGGGCGCGGTGGCCGCGATTGCCGGCATAGTGCGCGCAGTCGGTATCGAGAGCCGCGGCGGCAGCGGGCACGTGCCGGCCGGGCCGCTCACCGGGCTGTGGCTCACGCTGGCGCACTTCGCGCTCGACCGCGGCAACATTGGCGGGTGGCTGGGCCTGCCGCTGCTGGTGTGGGCGCTGCCCGCGCTGGCGCTGACGCTGTGGGGCCTGGCGCTGCTGGCGCGCGATGCCTGGCGCGGCCGGCCGGCGGCGCTTGCGATCGTGTGCATGTTTGCCGCGCCGCTGCTGCTGTTTGCGGCCGGGCTGGCCTTCGCCAGGCTGTTCGAGTCGCGCTACGCCACAGTGGCGTTTCCAGCCTGGCTGCTGGTAGTGCTGTATCCGCTGATAGCGCCAGCGCGCCAGGGCTTCGCGCCACGGGCTGGCGCGCGGCGCTGGTTGGCGCTCAGGGCCTGGCTGCCGGGCTGCTACACCGCGCTGCTGGTGGTGCATGCGGCCGTGCTGCTGCAGCCCCAGCACGGGCTGTTCTCGGGCGCGCCGGTGAAGGAAGACTGGCGCAGCGCGATCATGGCGCTCGCGCGATGCGCCCACCCCGACGACCTGCTGATCCTCCATCCATATTATGTCGAGCCAATGTGGCGCTACTACGCGCCGCGCGTCACGCCCGACCCGCTGCCGCAGCCGGTGCGCTTCGACCTGCTCGGCCAGGGCTACTGCCGCGATATCGCCCAGGCCGACGCGCTGGCGCTGGTCGAGTGCTACCGGCGCAGCTACGAAGAGGCCTTCAACCGGGCCGCGCAGGGCCGCAAGCGCATGCTCATGCTGATCGCGCCCGAGCACGCCCGCACGATCGACCCGCCCAAGACGCTGGACGAGCTGCGCGCGGCCTGGGAGGCCGCGCCGCCCAAGACGCGCGGCGACCCGCCGGTGCAGGCCGACACGTATGGCATGCTCGGGCTGCGCTTCCAGTATGCCAAGAATCAGCGCACCTGGCCGTGCGGCGGCGATACGTTCGTGGGCGTCGAGCTGATGTGCGCCAGCTTCCCATCGTTCTATATGCAGAAAGGCGCCGCCGCGATCCCGCAGCCGGCCGTGCCGCTCGACGCAACCTTCGGCGGCGAGCTGCGGCTGCGCGGCTACAGCCTGAGCCTGTTGGGCGGGCAGGCCCGGCCGGGCGGCGCGCTGCCGATCACACTCTACTGGGCGGCGGTCGCGCACCCCAGCCGCAGCTACACCATGTTCCTGCACCTGTGCCGCGACTGCAGCGCCCCGCCGCTGGCCAACGACGACGCACCGCCGCTGCAAGGCTACCCGCCGGCCGGCGACACCACCACCTGGCAGCTGGGCGACCCGGTACACGACGAGCGCAGCCTGGCGCTGCCGGCCGGCCTCGCGCCGGGGCGCTACACGCTGCTGCTGGGCGTCTACCCCGCCGGCCAGCCCGACGAAGCCGCACGCCTGCCGGTGCAGAGCCATGCGCCGGTGCTAGGCGGCACGCGCCTGCTGATCGGCCAGGTAACGATCGGCCCAAATTGAAATCAACCGGCCCGATCGGGAGTATAATGAGCGCAGGCTCACCCAATTAGGAGGTTGACGTGCTGACTCGTAGTATTCCCAACCTACTTGGCGTGTTCCGGATCGTCACCACGCCGCTACTGGTGTGGCTGATCCTCATGAACACCAGCGGCGGCTACTATGGCGCGGTCGTGCTCCTCCTGGTGATGGCTGCCAGCGACATCGCCGACGGCCCGCTCGCGCGCCGGATGGGCGTGGTATCGCCGTTCGGCGTATTCCTCGACACCATCTCCGACAAAATTTTCGTGGCCGGCGCGCTGCTGCCGATGGTGCAGGCCGGGCTGCTCTCGAGCTGGATCGCGCTGCTGATCATCGTGCGCGACTTTGCGGTGTCGGGGCTGCGCTCGTTCGCCGCCGCCGAGGGCCAGGTGATCTCGGCCCGCCAGTATGGCAAGCAGAAGCTGGTGATCACCGTGACCGCGCTGGTGTGGTGCCTGCTGGCCGCCGGGTTTAATGGCGCCGGCGCACCGGTGTTTCAGTCGCCGCCCGCGCTGAGCCTGGCCGGCCTGGCCTGGCTGGTGTCGTGGGTGTTTAGCCTGTGGCCAGTGCCAATGCTCCTGGCGATCGTCTGGACGGCCTTCTCGGGCGTGGACTACTTCTGGAAAGCCTGGCCTCTGCTCAGCAGCACGATCACGCCTGGCGCCAAGCGGCCGGCACCGGCGGCCACACCGCGAAAATCTCCGATCAAGTAGCCCCGCGCACACGCCCACATGTGCGTTACAATACGGCCAACCTCGCTAAACTATTCGCATCGAAAAAGGAGCGCGCCATGGCCGACGTGATCGCCCCTGGATTGGCCGTACCCGCCGACCGCCCGCGCATGAGCGCATGGCAGCAGGCCGCGCTGAGCCTGTACTGGTTTGCCACCAACGCACACTGGACGGCCATTCTGATCACGTTGCTGCCGCTACAGGCCGAGCTGATCGGCGGGGCCGAGTTCAAGGGCACCACGCTCGGCCAGATCCTGGCGATCGGCGCATTTGCCTCGATGGTGGTCGCGCCGCTGTTCGGCGCCTGGAGCGACCGCGTGCGCACGCGCTGGGGCCGGCGCAAGCCGTTTCTGGTGGTTGGGACGCTCGGCAATGTGCTGGGGCTGCTGGCGCTGGCGTTCATCCCCAGCGCGCCGTCGGCGCTGGTGCCGTATATTATGGCCTTCATCTGGATCGAGCTGTTCAACAACCTGGCCACCGCACCCTACTCGGGCCTGATCCCCGACATGGTGCTGGCCGAGCAGCGCGGCTCAGCCAGCGGCTGGATGGGCCTGATGCTGATGATCGGCAACTTCCTGGGCGGTATCACCGGCCTGGTGCTAGCGCTGATCGGCGGCATTACCGGCGCGTACATCCTGATCGCCGCGATCATGATCCTGGGCATGCTCGGCACTGTGCTGACGGTACACGAGCCCGAGCCTCCCAGCGTGCCGCCGTTCCACTGGGGCGCCTTCGCGCGCGGCCTGATCGAGCCGTTCAAATCGCACGATTTCAGCTGGGTGTTCTGGACGCGCTTCCTGGTAACGCTGGGCACGTTTACCGTCCAGTCGTTCCTGCTATTCTATATGAAGGACGTGATCGCCGGCGGCGCCGAGCACTTCGACTACACCTTTTTCGGCATAAAGCTGGCCGGCGACGCCGCCGGTGCGACTTCGTTCTTCGTGCTGCCGCTGCTGCTTGGCGCGATCTTGAGTTCGCTGGTGGCCGGCATGCTCTCCGACCGCTACGGGCGCAAGCTGATGGTGTATATCAGCGGCGCGCTGCAGGCGGCGGTGGTGCTGGTGTTTCTGTTTGCCGGCGGCTTCGAGGTTGCCGTGATCATGGGCTTCGTGTTCGGCCTGGGCTACGGCGCCTACCAGGCAGTCGATTGGGCGCTGGCCAGCGATGTGCTGCCCAGCGAGGACGACTACGCCAAAGACATGGGCGTCTGGCATGTGTCGTTTACGCTGCCGCAGGTGCTGGCGGTGCCGATCGGCGGGGTGCTGCTCGATACCTTCCAGCGCATCGGCCGCGATACCGGCCGGCCGAACCTGGGCTACACGGTGCTGTTCGTGCTGGCGTTCGTCTACTTTGTGCTCGGCACGGTGCTGGTGCGCCAGGTGAAGGGCGCGCGCTAGGCCGCTGCGGCAGCCCAGCCGCGCACTCTATGGATCTTCAATGCATGGTGCTATCCACAACACGGATTTTCTGCAGCAGGCCCCCGCTCACCCACTACTTTCAGGGCTAGGGTGTTCGCCCAGCATGCTGGGCTGCGGGCATACCCCTCCTCCGTACTCGCTTCCCTGGCAGGGGGGCCTCTCAGGTGTAGGGTTTTTTTGCCCAGCATGCTGGGTTATGCGGATACCCCTCCCCCGTACCCCCTCCCCTGCTAGGGGAGGGGAGGAATTTGGCGTTCCAATGCGCTCGCTCCGCGAGCGCATTGGAACGCGCATAGGATACCCCCCTCTCCCAACATTGGGAGAGGGGGGCAGGGGGGTGAGGGCCGATCGCATTGGAACGCGATCAACGAAAAACCCTACCCCCAAAAGGCAGGCGGGAGCGGGCCGATCGCATTGGCACGCGATCAACGAAAAACCCCTCCATCTGAAAGGAAGAGGTACGGGCGCTCCGCCAGAATGCAACCCACAAAAGACCGTTCCCACACAACAAGCATAGTCGATGGGGCGCCTGCCCCGCCACTGGAGCAACAATGAGCCGTATTGCCGAAACATTCGCGCGCCTGCGGGCTGACGGCCGCACCGCGCTCATGCCCTACCTGATGATCGGCTTCCCCGAGCGCGACTCGGTGCTCGAGCTGGCGCCCGCGCTGGCAGCCGCCGGCGCCGACCTGTTCGAGCTTGGTGTGCCGTTCTCCGACCCGCTGGCCGATGGTGCGACCATCCAGCGTGCCTCCGAGCGCGCGCTGGCGAATGGCGTGCGGCTGGAGTTCTGCCTGAGCACAGTGGCCCAGCTGCGCGCGCGCGGCCTGACCACGCCGCTGGTGCTGATGGGCTACGTCAACCCATTCCTGCGCTACGGCCTGGCCAGGTTCGTGGCCGACGCCGCAGCCGCCGGTGTCGACGGGCTGATCATCCCCGACCTGCCGCCCGAAGAGGCCGCCGAGTGCCAGGCGCTGTGCCAGGCGGCCGGGCTCGACCTGATCTTCTTCGTGGCGCCCACCACCCCCGACGCGCGCATCGCCGAGATCGCCGCGCAGGCCAGCGGCTTCATCTACTGCGTGTCGCTCACCGGCGTCACCGGCGCACGCCGCGAGCTATGGGACGGGCTGCCGGGCTTTCTCGAGCGCGTGCGCCGCCACACCAGCCTGCCGCTGGTGGTCGGCTTCGGCATCAGCAGCGCCGCACACGTGCGCCAGGTCGGCACACTCGCCGACGGCGCGATCATCGCCAGCGCACTGATCAACCAGATCGAGCAGGCCGACCCCGCGCAGCGCACCGACGCGGCGGCTACATTTCTGCGCGAGATTCAGCAGCCATAGCCCGATCGCGCCAGGCACCCTGTGCTATAATGGGCCGCGCCCCTCGACCGCAGCAGAGTGGCGCGCCGTGTGTCGCCCTGGGTCGTTGAGATGGAGATACACGCCATGCATGCCAAGGCGTATGTGCTGATCGAAGCGGAAGCCGGGCACGTCGGCCAGGTGATCGCCGCCTTGCAGATCCTGCCGGGGGTCACTCATGTCGACGCTGTTACCGGCCCATACGACATTATCGTGACGATCGAGACCAGCGACCCACGCGATGTTGGGCGGCTGGTGATGAACCAGATCCACGGTGTGACCGGCATCAAGCGCACCATCACCTGCCTGACGATCTGACACCCGATGCACCTGGTCGCGGGGCCGCCACGCCCCTTACCACTGCAGCAGGCCGCCCGCACCTGGCCTGAACCACCGCGCACGGCGCGACCAACGGCATCCTGCGCGCCACACGAAAGGCACCCCCATGAGCAAGGGTCTCGAAGGCATCGTCGCGGCCGCAACGGCGATCAGCTACATCGACGGGATGAACGGCCGGCTGTTCTACCGCGGTATCGACATCAACGCGCTGGCCGAGCACTCGACATTCGAAGAGACCACCGCGCTACTGTGGTATGGTAAACTGCCGACGCGCAGCCAGATCGACAGCTTCGCGCACAAGTTTTACGACAACCGCCAGATCCCCAACGAGATCCTGGCGCTGCTCATGGCGCTGCCCAAGAAGACCGCGCCGATGGAAGTGCTGCGCACCGCCGTGTCGGCGCTGTCGTCGTACGACCCCGACGACCTCGACAACTCGCTCGAGGCCAATGTCCACAAATCGACCCGGCTGACCGCCTCGATGCCAACGATCGTCGCGGCCTGGGATCGCATCCGCAACGGCCAGTGGCCGATCTTGCCGAGCAGCTCGCTCGGCCACGCCGCCAACTTCCTCTACATGCTCACCGGCAAACCGCCCGACGCCAAGGCCGCGCGCGTGCTCGACACCTGCATGATCCTGCATGCCGACCATGGCCTGAATGCCTCAACCTTCTCGGCCCGCATCACGGCCTCGACGCTCTCGGATCTGCACTCGGCGATCACCTCGGCGATCAGCACGCTCAAAGGCCCGCTGCACGGCGGCGCAAACGAGCAGGTGATGCACATGCTGCGCGAGATCGGCCAGGTCGATCGGGTCGACCAGTACATTCGCGGTGTGCTCAACAGCAAGAAGAAACTCATGGGCTTCGGCCACCGCGTCTACAAGGCCGACGACCCGCGTGCCGCATGGCTGCAGCGGCTCGCGCGCGAGCTGGCCGATACGTCGGGCAACCGCAAGTGGTACGATATGTCCGAGCGCATCCGCGTGCTGGTGCAGGAAGCCCGGCCACTGCCGGTGAATGTCGACTTCTACTCGGCCTCGGTGTACTACACGCTCGGCATCCCGATCGACCTGTTCACGCCGATCTTCGCGATCAGCCGCGTG
The sequence above is drawn from the Candidatus Kouleothrix ribensis genome and encodes:
- the mraZ gene encoding division/cell wall cluster transcriptional repressor MraZ, which gives rise to MFLGEYEHNLDDKGRLAVPSRFREELGDGVVVTRGFDRCLMGFPRAAWEQLAKRVNELSLGQNEARNLRRLLFSGAADLGLDRQGRILIPQNLREYAGLGDQVIVAGLSTHFEIWAIGSWGQVLESLDTSAGAIAEQLAALGI
- the moaC gene encoding cyclic pyranopterin monophosphate synthase MoaC, yielding MSELSHLDAAGHAHMVDVGDKHATQREAVARGSVLMRRATLQLIAAGALPKGDVLAVARIAGIMAAKRTPEIIPLCHPLMLTHVAVELTPAPDPADPASPAALLIEATVRTTGKTGVEMEALTAVSAAALTIYDMCKAVDRGMRISEIRLAQKRGGRSGELILED
- a CDS encoding glycosyltransferase family 39 protein encodes the protein MRQPPDTPARAALHSARRLWHAHTRLATGALLFALALALRLYRLGAQSLWLDEGGTWAEVTGKGWGALLADLISPNAAYPLYHLLLKAWVGLAGDSEWALRFPSALAGAAAVVAVYLAAHALSASRRPEPAAAPLAGLLCATAPFALWQAQDAKVYSLLLLCAALLLWALLRALQRGTPGDWLALLLVALVSIFVHRLALLAIIAALLAVGLAWPFRRAGVPAGGRWLLLLGALLGAVAAIAGIVRAVGIESRGGSGHVPAGPLTGLWLTLAHFALDRGNIGGWLGLPLLVWALPALALTLWGLALLARDAWRGRPAALAIVCMFAAPLLLFAAGLAFARLFESRYATVAFPAWLLVVLYPLIAPARQGFAPRAGARRWLALRAWLPGCYTALLVVHAAVLLQPQHGLFSGAPVKEDWRSAIMALARCAHPDDLLILHPYYVEPMWRYYAPRVTPDPLPQPVRFDLLGQGYCRDIAQADALALVECYRRSYEEAFNRAAQGRKRMLMLIAPEHARTIDPPKTLDELRAAWEAAPPKTRGDPPVQADTYGMLGLRFQYAKNQRTWPCGGDTFVGVELMCASFPSFYMQKGAAAIPQPAVPLDATFGGELRLRGYSLSLLGGQARPGGALPITLYWAAVAHPSRSYTMFLHLCRDCSAPPLANDDAPPLQGYPPAGDTTTWQLGDPVHDERSLALPAGLAPGRYTLLLGVYPAGQPDEAARLPVQSHAPVLGGTRLLIGQVTIGPN
- the pgsA gene encoding CDP-diacylglycerol--glycerol-3-phosphate 3-phosphatidyltransferase — its product is MLTRSIPNLLGVFRIVTTPLLVWLILMNTSGGYYGAVVLLLVMAASDIADGPLARRMGVVSPFGVFLDTISDKIFVAGALLPMVQAGLLSSWIALLIIVRDFAVSGLRSFAAAEGQVISARQYGKQKLVITVTALVWCLLAAGFNGAGAPVFQSPPALSLAGLAWLVSWVFSLWPVPMLLAIVWTAFSGVDYFWKAWPLLSSTITPGAKRPAPAATPRKSPIK
- a CDS encoding MFS transporter, which codes for MADVIAPGLAVPADRPRMSAWQQAALSLYWFATNAHWTAILITLLPLQAELIGGAEFKGTTLGQILAIGAFASMVVAPLFGAWSDRVRTRWGRRKPFLVVGTLGNVLGLLALAFIPSAPSALVPYIMAFIWIELFNNLATAPYSGLIPDMVLAEQRGSASGWMGLMLMIGNFLGGITGLVLALIGGITGAYILIAAIMILGMLGTVLTVHEPEPPSVPPFHWGAFARGLIEPFKSHDFSWVFWTRFLVTLGTFTVQSFLLFYMKDVIAGGAEHFDYTFFGIKLAGDAAGATSFFVLPLLLGAILSSLVAGMLSDRYGRKLMVYISGALQAAVVLVFLFAGGFEVAVIMGFVFGLGYGAYQAVDWALASDVLPSEDDYAKDMGVWHVSFTLPQVLAVPIGGVLLDTFQRIGRDTGRPNLGYTVLFVLAFVYFVLGTVLVRQVKGAR
- a CDS encoding tryptophan synthase subunit alpha, translating into MSRIAETFARLRADGRTALMPYLMIGFPERDSVLELAPALAAAGADLFELGVPFSDPLADGATIQRASERALANGVRLEFCLSTVAQLRARGLTTPLVLMGYVNPFLRYGLARFVADAAAAGVDGLIIPDLPPEEAAECQALCQAAGLDLIFFVAPTTPDARIAEIAAQASGFIYCVSLTGVTGARRELWDGLPGFLERVRRHTSLPLVVGFGISSAAHVRQVGTLADGAIIASALINQIEQADPAQRTDAAATFLREIQQP
- a CDS encoding Lrp/AsnC ligand binding domain-containing protein; amino-acid sequence: MHAKAYVLIEAEAGHVGQVIAALQILPGVTHVDAVTGPYDIIVTIETSDPRDVGRLVMNQIHGVTGIKRTITCLTI
- a CDS encoding citrate synthase (catalyzes the formation of citrate from acetyl-CoA and oxaloacetate), whose protein sequence is MSKGLEGIVAAATAISYIDGMNGRLFYRGIDINALAEHSTFEETTALLWYGKLPTRSQIDSFAHKFYDNRQIPNEILALLMALPKKTAPMEVLRTAVSALSSYDPDDLDNSLEANVHKSTRLTASMPTIVAAWDRIRNGQWPILPSSSLGHAANFLYMLTGKPPDAKAARVLDTCMILHADHGLNASTFSARITASTLSDLHSAITSAISTLKGPLHGGANEQVMHMLREIGQVDRVDQYIRGVLNSKKKLMGFGHRVYKADDPRAAWLQRLARELADTSGNRKWYDMSERIRVLVQEARPLPVNVDFYSASVYYTLGIPIDLFTPIFAISRVAGWTAHVYEQYSDNRLIRPESEYIGPMNVRYTPVDERT